The following is a genomic window from Eubalaena glacialis isolate mEubGla1 chromosome 18, mEubGla1.1.hap2.+ XY, whole genome shotgun sequence.
GGGGCCCCTTGGAGGTCCACTCCCTCTGCCGGCCCCAGACCCTGGAACACGGGCCTAGAGCGAGCCCTGGAGCCACCCGCCTGTCCACCAAGGACAGGGTCCTTTCCATCTCCTCTAACTGTTAACGGTGCACCATTAACAAATCAAGACTGAGTAGGGGTGTAGAACGGAAAAAGCAAACACTCCTCAACCCCACTTCCCAGAGGCCACCATCTGAGCATTTGCTGGGACTCCTTCCAGAATGTTCTGCACTGCCGTAAAAACACACATCACTGCTAGGAAGAGGAGAGGGCTGTGCTGAAACCCTGTAGCACCGTGTCTTTCTAACTACAGGATCGTATTCTCAAGATGCGCTTCAATCCAGACCCCGGCCCTCTGCTCTTTAAAACGTGACGAGTCTGGTTTCTTAGGGGTGCTGCCTGCCTCCCCTGCCGCAGACGACATGCAGACGGAAGAGAAGGTGGTAGAGTCCCCTCCCCACTCACGCCACCTTGCAGCGGGGACCCTCCCCTCAGCTGCCCTCAGCCTCCGGGACCCTCGGAGTCTCCTTGAGGGTGACTCTAGCTCTGACCGCTTACGGGATGTCCTTTCCACTGTCACAGTCTGCGGCGGTAGCTGTGCTAACGGCTCACACAGAGGGGGCGGCTCTGCCCTCGGCCAGGCCCCGGGCCAGACCCCGGGACCTGCAGGCAGGGAGGGCCATCTCTGCAGAAAAGCACGTGCAGTGAGACACCTGCCACCCAATCACGTCAGCGAAGACCTGGTGCCGGTGGAAGTGGCCCCTTGGGCACTGCGGGTGGGGTCGCAACTCTGAACATCCCTCCCGGCAGACTATCTGCACCCTGAACGTGAACCTTCTCGCCCAGCAGTTCCCCTGCTAGGAATCGACTTCCCTGAAAGGGATACACAGTTGCACAAAGACAAACTTAAAAGGATGCTTGTAACAGCAAAGGACTGAAACAGAGATTTCAAGTGTGACCCGATCGGAGAGACGGCACACAGGCTGAGACGAGAACACGGGCGCTCCAGACGCCCTCACTTCTGGGAAGCAGTGTCCCTACGCCGGGACACACAAGAGTCTGGGAGGAGAGTCAGGAAGCTCTGACCACTTGTGAGGACCAGCGCACAGCCCCAAGGCCCTCGTGTTTGCACCCACAGGCTTTCTTACAACGCACACATAAAGGTTTGGGacttagaaacacacacacagatgaaaaAAGCCCTTCCTTCAAGGGGCCAGGCCACCTCCACGCTTCAGAGGAGAGCCCCAGGGGACGGCAGTGGGCACCACCCGCTCCCCACCAGGAACTGCCCTCTGAGACCCGGGCCGTCCACTGCGAGCCGCGGAGAACGGGGAGGGCAACAGGAGCTCCAGCTGCCGGAGCTGGGAGCCCAGCCCGGCCCCCAGGCGTCCCGGGAGCTCACCTTGGTGAAGCGCTGCTCCAGCACCTCGTGCTCCCACCGCAGGCTCTTCAGCTCCTTCTCGGTGACTTTCAGACGGGCTTTCGTGCACTGGAgagaaaatgggggtgggggtggctcaGGCACCCGCACGATGCAGCTCCTGAGCAACAGCCAGGCCAGGTGAGCGTCAGGGGGAACCGGCTCCCAGACCTGAGGGGCTGAGCCGCCAGGGCAGCCCGCCGGGGCCACCCATCTCCCAGAACAGGTGCCAACCTCACGTGCCCCAGGGCCACCAGGCCCAGGAAGGAGGGGCTCAGCACCCCTGCCCTTCCTGCCCTTCCACGCCCAGGAGGAGGTGCCAGGGAGGGCCAGGAATTGGGCAGAAACCCACCAGCAGGATCTGCTTGTCCCTCTCGTAGCCCCCGAGCTGCTTCTGCATCTCACTCATCTCGTCCCGAGCCTCCTGCAGGGGGTCTGCCAGGCGCCTGTTCTGCGTGGACGCCTCCGTCACCTCCTTCTCCAGGAGCTCCTCCCTCTTCCGCATGCGCTCTATCTGCTCCTGTGGGCGCGAGGGGCGGGGGCATCAGGGGGCTCCTGTGGGCGCGAGGGGCGGGGCGTCGGCAGCCGGGACCAGGGGCTGCGGCGTGCAGGGAGCGGGGCGCGAGCTCTCCTGCCCACAGAGAATGGTCCTGCCGGCACCGTGAGGACCTACATCCGTTTCATGTGTAAACACACAgtattttttcacagttttaaCTTATTCTGAATTTTCTACTAATTCAGCCTCCGTGCAAATTGAGAGATTACACTTTGCTCGTGACCCCCAGAGGACATCCTCCACGGCTGCCAGCACTTGGGGGACGATGACGCCCCTGTGGTTCCACCTGACCTTTGACATATCCCAGTGCACACAGGTGTATCACTTCCCTGCCACATGAGGGTTAGGGCAACAGCCAGACCGCAGCGACGGCTGTAGCGGGCAACACAACTTGTGAGCTTCGATCAAGGGCAGCAGAAGGGCAGGGTCAAATGTTTCTACAAGCAGGGGTGTCGGCCCAAGGGGGCTGGGCACCCCGGCGGCACCTTGAGGGAGTTGATGAGAGCCAGGTTGTTGAGGGTGATTTCGTTGTAATAGTTCCTGATGTCCGTGAAGGCCTCCTCGTGGCGCTGCATAAGCATGCTGATCTGGCCgttcttcctctcctccacctcGTGGATCTCTGTCTTCCGGCGCAGGTCAAGCTCATCCCTAAGCATCCTGACCTTCTTATCGTACTTGGCCTCGATCTCTGAAAGGCAGCAGCACGCAGAGCGGCTGAGCAGAATGCTGGCCCTGTGGCTACGAGAAGAGATGGCAGCTGTGCCCAGGGCCGAGAACACCCACCAGGACGAAGGCCTCACCAACCAGCTCTGCGGACAGCAGGACGGGGCGGGGAGTTTCTCCTGCTCTGTGGCACCAGCACACACACCTGCCTGCCCTCCTTGCCCGTCGCAGGCATTGCTAATCAATCCCTGCCTCAGGGATCCCAAGAGCCGAGTGTCACCCAGTCCCAATGGGCTCTAAccacagccagccagccagacTACGGGCTCTATTAGTAAACCAGACAGACTTCCGAGGCTGGAGCCTCCGCAGGCCGGGAGACCTGGACGCTGCCCACGAGGTTGGATAACTACCACCTGCTTCTAGGTGCCGCTTTGTGCCTGGGGGTATGGGCAGGTAGTGGGTGGTCCTCACAGCCTCCCACCTCTCGTGGAAATAGGGTGTTCTGGGATCCTGAATAGTCCACCAGCCTCGCTTTGCACGTCTGGGCTGTTTTAACTGGTTTATGTGCCCGGTCAGCAAGCGCTGTTGGGCAGTTCCTTCCTGACGGGAGGGGCTCTGGGGCCGTCTTACACGGAGCGCGGGAGACGCTGACCTCGCACCTGCCGCTCAAAGTCCTTGCGTATCTTGGTGATCTCCTCGGCGTGTTTCTGCAGAGGCGGAAGTGGCCGGTCACTGGAGGTCAGACGGGACGGGACAGACGCCGGCCCCTCAGCCCGGCCCCTCGCCTCACTGGCAAGGAAAGCCCGGCTGAGTAAACCTGTGCTGCGTCTGCTGGGCCCCCCACCTCCGAGCTCATGGACCCAGCCCGGAATAACAAGATTTGGTAAATTCCACGTTTGATAATGGACTTCCCTCAGCGCAGGTCACCTCGGAGCTGCAGAGAATGCTGACAGACATCCCGACCCCTGGCCGTGCCCAGCCCTTCCCGCCCTGCCCAGAGGCTGGACAGCAGGGGCCAGACCCACACAGAGCTGCCGGCTCCCCGCTGTCTGCTAACCTGCTTTGGCTTAGAACACcgttacaaattattttaatagacagttataaattctgaataaaaagtttaaattagACTTTAGAGCAGTGTTTTCACTCAGAGCGGCACTCTGACCAGGTACCTACTCCACGCCCAGGCCTCGCGTAAGCAGAGAGCCCGCACCGCTGTACTTGTTGGAAGGCAGCCCACTCTGTGCTTCTGTCAGAAAGACCAGACCACCCTCAAGCGTCCAAGACTTCAGCACCCTCAAGCTTCACGGCAAAGTCTGCAGTGTTACTGATTTATTTCCAGATTCAGCTGAGGCCGGGCTGCCTCCAGACATACCCAGAGGCAAGTGCACTGACAAAGTCTTTCAACCCACAGCCAGGAACAACCTTTGAAAACCAAAGTTGGACATATCCTCCCTCTGCCCACGCCCTCCAGAGGTCCCCGACTCAGTCCTGTCCCCCAGACCCCTCATTCCTCACTCCTGGGGGCCGTGGCACTGGTCCATCCCCAGCCCTTCTCAGGGCCTGgtctcccccagccctgccttcccCCCGCCCTTGCCCAGGTATCACCTTCTCAATGAATTCCCAGAATGCGTAGAAAAATGCAACCACCCTCGTTCCCAGCACCTTCCTGTAGCGCTAATGCCCGCAGACCTGCGACACAGGTTTGACAATTTATTTTGTCTTCTGTCTCGGGGGCAGCCTCTCCATTCTAGACCATCAGCCGCGCGTGGGCAGGCATTTTGTCAGCCCCATCCTCTGTGTCCCCAGAGATCAGAACCGGGCCCGGCGCTTAAGAAGGAATTCCAACCTCCACCTGGAACCCCGCAGCCTCCCTCAGAAAGGACCAAAGAGTCTCAAAGGTCAGCGAGGCACTTGAGAGCACAGCTCACAGGACAAACTGCTGTGGCTGCCGAAGGGCTGGAGGGCTGCTCGCTTCAGGGGCCGCGCACGCGTCTCTGGGGTCAGGGGTCAGCAGTATGCGGAGAGGGACCCTGGGCTGGATTTCCCTCGTGGGAAGCCAACCTGTTGCTCAAGCCTGAGACAGAATTCTGCGTCTGGACCCCAAACAGGGCTTGTTTGGCTGCATGCTACTGCTGTTGTTGTTTAATATTTAATTGCCAAAATGCAGGAGTTACTATACAGAAATATGAATTCCCAGTTCGACTGAATCCCGAGGCGTCCACAGCCAGCCCGGTACCTACCAGCCTTAGGTTCTTCACCGCCACCTCGCTGGCCAGCTCCTGCTCCTTCAGCCCCACCTTCAGCGCCCGCACGTCCCTGCACAGCCTCCCCTCCTGCACGCGGTGCTCCTTCTGCGCCAGCTTCATGACCACGGTGCCCTCCGCCTTCATCTCCATCACGCTGTTCTGATGCTCGTACAGCAAATGCTTCACCTTCTGCTTATAGACCTGCAGCCGGGGGAGCACCGCCGCTCACCGGCACGCACACGCCCACCGCACACACACCACCTGCACAGGCTCACCCGCACGCACACGCCCACCCGCACGCACCTGCTCACCCGCACGCACACCacctgcacaggctcacctgcacgcacatgcccacccgcacacacaccacctgcacaggctcacctgcacgcacacgcccacccgcacgcacctgctcacccgcacgcacatgcccacccgcacacacaccacCTGCACAGGCTCACCCGCACGCACACGCCCACCCGCACGCACCTGCTCACCGGCACGCACACCACCTGCACAGGCTCAcccgcacgcacatgcccacccgcacgcacCTGCTCACCGGCACGCACACCACCTGCACAGGCTCAcccgcacgcacatgcccacccgcacgcacCTGCTCACCGGCACGCACACCACCTGCACAGGCTCAcccgcacgcacatgcccacccgcacgcacctgctcacctgcacgcacatgcccacccgcacacacaccacctgcacaggctcacccgcacgcacatgcccacccgcacgcacCCGCTCACCCGCACGCACACGCCCACCGCACACACACCACCTGCACAGGCTCAcccgcacgcacatgcccacccgcacacacccgCTCACCGGCACGCACACGCCCACCGCACACACACCACCTGCACAGGCTCACCCGCACGCACACGCCCACCCGCACGCACCCGCTCacatgcacgcacatgcccacccgcacgcacctgctcaccggcacgcacatgcccacccgcacacacaccacctgcacaggctcacctgcacgcacatgcccacccgcacgcacctgctcacccgcacgcacatgcccacccgcacacacctgctcacctgcacgcacatgcccacccgcacgcacCTGCTCACCCGCACGCACACCacctgcacaggctcacctgcacgcacatgcccacccgcacacacaccacctgcacaggctcacc
Proteins encoded in this region:
- the GAS8 gene encoding dynein regulatory complex subunit 4 isoform X2: MAPKKKGKKGKAKGTPIVDGLAPEDMSKEQVEEHIGRVREELSREREERSYFQLERDKIHTFWEITRRQLEEKKAELRNKDREMEEAEERHQVEIKVYKQKVKHLLYEHQNSVMEMKAEGTVVMKLAQKEHRVQEGRLCRDVRALKVGLKEQELASEVAVKNLRLKHAEEITKIRKDFERQVREIEAKYDKKVRMLRDELDLRRKTEIHEVEERKNGQISMLMQRHEEAFTDIRNYYNEITLNNLALINSLKEQIERMRKREELLEKEVTEASTQNRRLADPLQEARDEMSEMQKQLGGYERDKQILLCTKARLKVTEKELKSLRWEHEVLEQRFTKVQQERDELYRKFTAAVLEVQQRVGFQNLVLERKVQALAAAVEKKEVQFDEVLAASSLDPAALTLASRKLEAHNDLLRTYEAKLLAFGVPLDNVGFKPLETAVIGQTLGQGPAGLVGTPT
- the GAS8 gene encoding dynein regulatory complex subunit 4 isoform X1, yielding MAPKKKGKKGKAKGTPIVDGLAPEDMSKEQVEEHIGRVREELSREREERSYFQLERDKIHTFWEITRRQLEEKKAELRNKDREMEEAEERHQVEIKVYKQKVKHLLYEHQNSVMEMKAEGTVVMKLAQKEHRVQEGRLCRDVRALKVGLKEQELASEVAVKNLRLKHAEEITKIRKDFERQVREIEAKYDKKVRMLRDELDLRRKTEIHEVEERKNGQISMLMQRHEEAFTDIRNYYNEITLNNLALINSLKEQIERMRKREELLEKEVTEASTQNRRLADPLQEARDEMSEMQKQLGGYERDKQILLCTKARLKVTEKELKSLRWEHEVLEQRFTKVQQERDELYRKFTAAVLEVQQRVGFQNLVLERKVQALAAAVEKKEVQFDEVLAASSLDPAALTLASRKLEDVLESKNSTIKDLQCELARVCKAHNDLLRTYEAKLLAFGVPLDNVGFKPLETAVIGQTLGQGPAGLVGTPT